Proteins from a genomic interval of Polaribacter sp. Q13:
- the dnaA gene encoding chromosomal replication initiator protein DnaA, with amino-acid sequence MIETADSVWNECLTFIKDNIKPQAYKTWFEPIKPVKLSGEALTIQVPSKFFYEWLEEHYIKLLRVALVKQLGNDAKLIYDVKMENNYSSNRPQIVKIPSSNRDPLKPQRVTVPLESNKRELRNPFVIPGLQKVKIESQLNPNYSFANFIEGDSNRLARSAGMAVANKPGGTSFNPLLVYGGVGLGKTHLAHAIGVDIKDKYPDKTVLYISSEKFTQQFIDSVKSNTRNDFIHFYQMIDVLIIDDVQFLSGKAGTQDVFFHIFNHLHQNGKQVILTSDKAPVDMQDIEQRLLSRFKWGLSAELQAPDYETRISILQNKLYRDGVEMPEDIVEYIAKNIKSNVRELEGVVISMIAQASFNRKEFSVELAKQIVDKFVKNTKKEVSIDYIQKEVSKYFDMDVATLQSKTRKRHIVQARQLAMFFAKRLTKTSLASIGNQIGQRDHATVLHACKTVDNLTETDKQFKKYVDDLTKKLTF; translated from the coding sequence ATGATTGAAACTGCTGACTCAGTTTGGAATGAATGTTTGACCTTTATAAAGGACAACATTAAACCACAAGCTTATAAAACTTGGTTCGAGCCAATAAAACCGGTAAAACTTTCAGGAGAAGCGTTAACAATTCAGGTTCCTAGTAAATTTTTTTATGAATGGTTAGAAGAGCATTACATTAAATTATTGCGTGTTGCATTAGTAAAACAGTTAGGTAACGATGCTAAACTGATTTACGATGTTAAAATGGAAAACAATTATAGCAGTAACAGACCGCAAATTGTTAAAATTCCTAGTTCAAACAGAGATCCTTTAAAACCACAAAGAGTTACTGTTCCTTTAGAGTCTAATAAAAGAGAATTAAGAAATCCGTTTGTAATTCCAGGATTACAAAAAGTAAAAATAGAATCTCAATTAAACCCTAACTATAGTTTTGCAAACTTTATAGAAGGAGATTCTAATAGATTGGCACGTTCTGCAGGTATGGCAGTGGCAAATAAGCCAGGAGGAACCTCTTTTAATCCATTATTAGTGTATGGTGGTGTTGGTTTGGGTAAAACGCATTTAGCACACGCTATTGGTGTTGATATTAAGGATAAATATCCAGACAAAACAGTTTTATATATATCTTCAGAAAAATTTACACAACAATTTATTGATTCTGTAAAATCCAATACAAGAAACGATTTTATTCATTTTTATCAAATGATAGATGTCTTAATTATAGACGACGTACAGTTTTTATCTGGTAAAGCAGGTACACAAGATGTGTTCTTCCATATTTTTAACCATTTACATCAAAATGGAAAACAGGTAATTTTAACTTCGGATAAAGCACCTGTAGACATGCAAGATATAGAACAACGCTTATTATCTCGTTTTAAATGGGGATTATCTGCGGAGTTACAAGCACCAGATTACGAAACTAGAATTTCTATTTTACAAAATAAATTGTATAGAGATGGTGTAGAAATGCCAGAAGATATTGTAGAATATATTGCTAAAAATATAAAATCTAACGTAAGAGAGTTAGAAGGTGTTGTTATTTCTATGATTGCACAAGCTTCTTTTAATAGAAAAGAGTTTTCTGTAGAATTAGCAAAACAAATTGTAGACAAGTTTGTAAAAAACACTAAAAAGGAAGTTTCTATAGATTATATTCAGAAAGAAGTTTCTAAATATTTTGATATGGATGTGGCAACCTTACAATCTAAAACACGTAAACGTCATATTGTACAAGCGCGTCAGTTAGCTATGTTTTTTGCCAAAAGATTAACAAAAACTTCTTTAGCAAGTATTGGTAATCAAATTGGGCAAAGAGATCATGCAACTGTATTACATGCTTGTAAAACAGTGGATAATTTAACAGAAACAGATAAGCAATTTAAAAAGTACGTAGACGATTTAACTAAAAAGTTAACTTTTTAA